From Haloarcula sp. CBA1127, a single genomic window includes:
- a CDS encoding fumarylacetoacetate hydrolase family protein, translating to MRYYQLRDGNSQRLAVETGDGVYDLTSVKPQLRTFRDLLKSASIADTAPDELSARHLDAAEAVSEQRLEATTTDPVTADEVWAAGVTYQISEEARTEESGTPEMYLDVYDAERPEIFFKSTPNRTVGPDEAVGIRADSDWDVPEPELAIVLYEGDIVGYTVGNDMSSRSIEGENPLYLPQAKVYDRCCSVGPAVVTDIEDPHSLALSMSIHRDGDRVYHGETNTSEMKRTCEELVSYYTAHNAVPELSVLLTGTSLVPDDDFTLQEGDEVTIDIESIGTLHNSVTVV from the coding sequence ATGAGGTACTACCAGCTACGTGACGGGAACTCACAGCGGTTAGCGGTCGAAACTGGGGACGGTGTGTATGATTTGACCAGCGTCAAACCGCAGCTTCGAACGTTCCGCGACCTCCTCAAATCGGCCTCGATTGCGGATACCGCACCGGACGAACTCAGCGCCCGCCATCTCGATGCCGCTGAGGCAGTGTCCGAACAACGACTCGAAGCCACTACTACCGATCCCGTCACCGCCGACGAAGTCTGGGCCGCTGGCGTCACGTACCAGATCAGCGAAGAAGCGCGGACAGAAGAAAGCGGCACGCCGGAGATGTACCTTGACGTGTACGATGCGGAGCGGCCGGAAATTTTCTTCAAGTCGACGCCCAATCGGACTGTCGGCCCCGATGAAGCGGTTGGCATCCGCGCCGACTCAGACTGGGACGTGCCCGAGCCCGAGCTTGCAATTGTTCTCTACGAGGGCGACATCGTCGGCTACACAGTTGGCAACGATATGAGCAGTCGGTCTATCGAGGGAGAAAACCCGCTGTACCTCCCCCAGGCCAAGGTGTACGACCGCTGTTGTTCGGTCGGCCCGGCCGTCGTCACGGATATCGAAGACCCGCACTCGCTGGCACTTTCGATGTCGATTCACCGCGACGGAGACCGTGTCTACCACGGGGAGACCAACACCAGCGAGATGAAACGCACCTGTGAGGAACTCGTTTCGTACTACACCGCGCACAACGCAGTCCCCGAGCTGTCAGTGCTACTTACCGGGACCTCGCTCGTTCCCGACGACGATTTTACGCTGCAAGAAGGGGACGAAGTCACCATCGACATCGAGTCCATCGGAACACTACACAATTCAGTTACGGTCGTCTGA
- a CDS encoding IclR family transcriptional regulator, whose translation MAKTAQNPVKSAETTFEVLDALKDLDGAGVTELAQHLDIPKSTVHNYLSTLEQEEYVVNRDGVYEVGLRFLELGAYARHREKLFEIAKPEVDRLAEETGELANILVEEHGRGSYLYRARGDKAVQVKAHVGTRVPLHTTALGKAILAHMPTERVDAIVDRHGLGGEASKSISGRAELEQELADVRERGVAFDDEERLEGLRCVAAPVLNHDNEIIGAISVSGPTNRFRGDRFREEFPQKVLEVANVIELNVTYS comes from the coding sequence ATGGCAAAAACCGCTCAAAACCCAGTCAAATCCGCCGAGACGACGTTCGAGGTGCTTGACGCACTGAAAGATCTTGACGGAGCCGGTGTCACCGAACTGGCCCAGCACCTTGACATCCCAAAGAGTACCGTTCACAACTATCTGAGCACGCTGGAACAGGAAGAGTACGTTGTCAACAGAGACGGCGTGTACGAGGTCGGGCTTCGGTTCCTAGAACTGGGGGCGTACGCCCGCCACCGGGAGAAGCTGTTCGAGATTGCGAAGCCAGAGGTCGACCGGCTGGCGGAAGAAACCGGCGAGCTCGCGAATATTCTCGTCGAAGAACACGGCCGCGGGTCGTACCTGTACCGTGCTCGGGGAGACAAAGCCGTGCAGGTGAAGGCCCACGTCGGAACACGCGTTCCGCTTCATACGACAGCGCTGGGAAAAGCGATTCTCGCACACATGCCGACCGAACGGGTTGATGCGATCGTCGACCGCCACGGACTCGGTGGGGAGGCCAGCAAGTCGATCAGTGGCAGAGCGGAACTGGAGCAAGAGCTAGCGGATGTCCGAGAGCGCGGCGTCGCCTTTGACGACGAGGAGCGTCTCGAAGGGCTCCGCTGTGTCGCCGCCCCGGTGCTCAACCACGATAACGAAATTATCGGTGCGATCAGCGTTTCGGGGCCGACAAATCGATTCCGTGGCGACCGGTTCCGCGAAGAATTCCCACAGAAAGTACTGGAGGTCGCCAACGTTATCGAACTGAACGTTACCTATTCATAG